The following coding sequences are from one Helicoverpa armigera isolate CAAS_96S chromosome 2, ASM3070526v1, whole genome shotgun sequence window:
- the LOC135118342 gene encoding uncharacterized protein LOC135118342 isoform X4 — MYRDVRHENVLAFVTKCLQEDPWILIFELCSMDLQQYLIVNRPKMAILNEGGVPLRLMCDVSAALAHLHSRGYLYGNVWCGSVLVRGTSDNARAVLGRYVSAEPPYDLSAPETRTHPPVYTASSECWSLGTLVWEVCAWGGVPARHVPPPPDLPCPYRDHLYQVMQLCWNPNPESRPTSSQVHALINHLHRTHRSASEPASDDGYGSADFEERWQRLKPNTIPKLDEHIAIVHAPSTSMTSHFTGSEQELNQHIQDSLSVDMDTAVSRSSSIMSDKDMSVQIKSESLTNLHGSLEDVRNIYLTHNETAALECHQGNISLEETREKEQDRSDASMDPWLKDIIAGSTDDVSYYKDVSDVIKNLDNILNSEKTSSSESSHQASPSRDNLSLDCKKDYPMQSSMVKSPGITNFQNILDTGFSSKSEDAETGDDDDLDRDTIGTLSHSFERHSEVDTTSQHTLENLTPDTPIKDMHVVKTFEITVEVERDHTQEIIVDSATDALHQHTKLPNDNKIVSSDSEIPKLKELCVASIPSASDIEQLNVRKDCQTSCDSNLKEISTDIKNETKSIDEVGEVNETPREVENKDSLDKIELEQMVDDIFLPIMVHGITTSEVEQSRDELPEDKEGVKTDNTMSVTDVKSDIEEVLVSDLIKVTESSKSLEDSKEDSLGDLSELEPSEPLSPQQTPEPVQSKNNESSNLNVTQETEIPTIVIDEVKSPTPELPPEIVQSNFKEENQEKCTTENDETENVLIDHGKPGTESVISRIEEDKNQVANITEESYVSKEHVRNDTAIEVIAENITETTNDLITKSHTNIAKDVSDFIMEERKIATLHEVNAPKTEITYTNEDKTENEILEKVVEKDLESSFGEKKELENVEPQVEEKAESITVTENGVKDVIIPDTNVIERIVPLDQHETATSAVIESKEDILKDMPADNDNNTPKEILKTEADKEPIIHKDEVEVSNETYTVSKDTEPIPLVNDESKNIDDSFAISKMEMGEVNLTKDVIEDWFDEASMSKVEQTVHENLPVTRVEQENNEQSLISVIADVSVEAAKFEEEFDEIPEKIVEIAENSGDIVKEENEKIPSSENAQVPILPISEEKSKQSDDNTPRSENDILAAGDRPDHSNIYMDLINDTNNEILNDNALDSNVRNVIEQCLEGSTAENTANTQCSLIRNESTEYFDPPSFGIKEVDNFLHMERVFNSHNTDVVSSTPLASDSSVEVNSTVENSVKECDTQILSETKVPEYGLGTSMARQDQRYVPDSMSPFESPTKSHHTDTYDENSSVVLGPFENCTLELFRGVKSSELVDIPKEELLAFSSNFSEMNLETPSPLRDGNFLNEVPDIIHDDLQFDDVQSLSEKQSDPQTETESGNSGIEKRVSPLTPPNSPGVFLASTSQQKYLVDIDLTPEPAPLMEPDLSLQNEIELNQIELQITSKLAMAENENNMNIEYSGPLTVEGLVSDEEMLLRESDTLPESYLAGNGGSVEDLRENLTLDEECVKALRNELELKLPLAQVAAIEPPCEQEWSAELPPPPELIVSYPGALSPIAEETGQQLSAYENDINWNLSTRTESSESYPEPCNNSTDDVTELPTGAQSGDNHSTYTIQSREHSHHTYTLHRDVVSSREITMSADSLNASPFKKRLPEADADSPIDDKTYTKEEEKESLERISQVSPFLLSPTTDTSAPENSDNLDNATGVSTLSKTTLPTDAKHSKPSETQCLSKATSIDSWCSNDTLYNVEENFDDLAMDPDVPEFEPEREEGNSESTDTLTHNDDEKEVSHCSTYIIHDSKSEACETFSPDSITANDNYTYTKVKTENAGTTPSVLTKSDVNDSTKNTTKDLAYGTLMSGMPSYSNCTTELASGFDDWKVAQPELVRKSPMPGDADMTPPNPTDDKVTEVASPQLVAEPCIKKMESVDISCLEDNVIDSHNQTDNVEAQIMLVHTDSPNYGYKNMEPSVTSTPLTDLVDEAENVEGIPMRLPEQHTESPEDSSNALNFQAFMQSAEVRPQDLSSNASNECASHETEVLLEGDSKTISRNSNRDSLVVSERTPTYSDFENSAVSKPQDVNSKDKSSQSMESGISSEDFQRFETSVRSRPQDLSSLIDASSLLLKSERMSSELAMASLPTDFDQTSQSESREIANEPQSQTCPPIITNLRESHSLVNFREPNFLINFDADDETEQPHSIIITETTMDAYKESPTRSYDPTDVKILDVNHSYDPHTSRFHANDDFEKLLEHKINGELNEEENVINSEHLSPKVETVSERTDTANSIFLTEIHKASPNTSKSTDKSRKVNEVCNGGSEKFATVNFLNETFEELIESNVDDDTKDLKTEEPSEGNSTNSLKPTETSISDELEVLESPKESKSIRDELQEIGELANGVSEENDKLTVVTEDFLQNEKKFCQIDSYFPLLSDIRFTGPATEIMSTSFTQDSPTEPTSPESADKRDTAAELLKEWDSDSDSHTSNSSSGEFIWKDGDGHETSVVPSTHFDHQRTGESRDNSGGERHGSPTGSAGSAGSGASDASGDSGSGSEGDEVEFVPSSWDCRAAPAKSSLRSLEQATPDNKKRVVFKRQKYHCVYEYPREAADIDAHSPAAYLPDLSTYSEWDPTSAEEAELGYGQLFGAPSPLDLYPLRAGIAFGPDYDEDFFISSSARPFESLGIMSTTSQFFPGKHVKPSLLERDLSDELPDDFPPPPSPLPTTTLMQTRTPSLDFTTPDSGVEDITPGSTTDEDFKKKLPETELTWRPVDSASSSESVSPSSPGGEALGGLRHTRDKLKLDLPPSPHIPSPRHNRVFNFVLDKPKRREDRPAEIGTTPLVMTDDTPIVTTSLPLQKDAEDLPVPEPTFSTFGKSPPKVEPEQKLILTDEVEDNTEVKDESPKVVEAVKGEGTVLDSGDEDSGIESSSKATLERNKTNVS, encoded by the exons GCCGGCCCACTTCGTCACAAGTACACGCGCTCATCAACCACCTACACCGCACTCACCGCTCCGCCTCCGAACCGGCCAGCGACGACGGATACGGAAGCGCGGACTTCGAGGAACGTTGGCAACGACTCAAGCCCAACACAATACCCAAACTAGACGAACACATAGCCATAGTACATGCCCCTTCAACGTCTATGACATCACACTTCACCGGCTCCGAACAAGAGCTCAACCAACACATACAAGATTCACTAAGCGTTGATATGGATACGGCAGTCTCACGATCCAGCAGCATCATGTCGGACAAAGATATGTCCGTACAAATTAAATCAGAAAGCTTAACGAACCTACATGGGTCCCTAGAAGATGTCAGGAACATCTACCTTACTCATAACGAGACGGCTGCCCTTGAATGCCATCAAGGTAATATCAGTCTTGAAGAAACAAGGGAGAAGGAACAAGATAGATCAGACGCCTCCATGGATCCTTGGCTCAAGGATATCATAGCTGGCAGCACTGATGATGTCAGCTACTACAAAGATGTCAGCGACGTCATCAAAAATCTTGATAATATACTCAATTCTGAGAAAACTTCAAGTTCTGAATCCAGCCACCAGGCCAGTCCTTCTAGAGATAATTTGAGCTTAGATTGCAAGAAGGATTATCCAATGCAGTCCAGTATGGTCAAGTCCCCTGGTATTACGAATTTCCAGAACATTCTAGATACTGGTTTTAGCTCTAAGTCCGAGGATGCTGAGACTGGTGATGATGACGATCTCGATCGCGACACTATTGGCACTCTCAGCCACTCGTTCGAGAGGCACAGTGAGGTCGACACAACCAGTCAGCACACTCTCGAAAACCTCACTCCCGATACGCCAATCAAAGATATGCATGTCGTCAAAACTTTCGAAATAACCGTCGAAGTAGAAAGAGATCATACACAGGAAATTATTGTTGATAGTGCAACCGACGCACTACATCAACATACTAAATTGCCAAATGATAACAAAATAGTGAGTAGTGATAGTGAAATACCCAAGCTGAAGGAATTATGTGTAGCGTCAATACCTAGTGCTAGTGATATCGAACAATTGAACGTTAGAAAAGACTGTCAAACATCATGTGATAGTAActtaaaagaaataagtacTGATATTAAGAATGAAACTAAGTCAATAGATGAAGTAGGGGAGGTGAATGAAACGCCTCGAGAAGTAGAGAATAAGGATTCTTTAGATAAGATCGAACTGGAACAAATGGTAGATGATATATTCTTGCCGATAATGGTGCACGGAATAACAACTAGTGAAGTAGAACAGTCACGAGATGAATTGCCTGAAGATAAGGAAGGAGTTAAAACAGACAACACAATGTCTGTTACAGACGTCAAAAGTGATATTGAAGAAGTCCTAGTTAGTGATCTCATAAAAGTAACAGAAAGTTCTAAATCCCTTGAAGACTCAAAAGAGGATAGTTTAGGAGACCTGAGTGAACTAGAGCCATCTGAACCCTTATCTCCGCAACAGACACCTGAGCCAGTACAAAGTAAGAATAATGAAAGTTCTAACTTGAATGTAACACAAGAGACTGAAATACCAACAATTGTAATAGATGAAGTGAAATCTCCAACGCCCGAATTGCCACCTGAAATAGTACAAAGTAATTTTAAGGAAGAAAATCAAGAAAAATGCACCACAGAAAATGATGAAACTGAGAATGTATTGATAGATCATGGTAAGCCTGGAACAGAATCTGTTATCAGTAGAATAGAGGAGGACAAGAATCAAGTTGCCAATATAACTGAAGAAAGTTATGTTTCTAAAGAACATGTGAGAAATGATACTGCTATTGAAGTAATTGCTGAAAATATAACTGAAACTACAAATGATCTTATAACGAAATCTCATACAAATATTGCTAAAGATGTTTCAGATTTTATTATGGAGGAAAGAAAGATTGCAACATTACACGAAGTAAATGCACCTAAAACGGAAATTACATACACAAATGAAGACAAAACCGAAAATGAAATCCTTGAAAAAGTTGTTGAAAAAGATCTGGAAAGTTCTTTTGGTGAAAAAAAGGAATTAGAAAATGTTGAGCCACAGGTTGAAGAAAAGGCAGAAAGTATTACTGTAACCGAAAATGGAGTCAAAGATGTAATAATTCCTGATACTAATGTCATCGAAAGAATTGTCCCTTTAGACCAACATGAAACAGCTACTTCTGCTGTCATTGAATCTAAAGAAGATATTCTTAAAGATATGCCTGCAGATAATGACAACAATACTCCGAAAGAAATACTGAAAACGGAAGCTGATAAAGAACCTATTATACACAAAGATGAGGTTGAAGTTTCCAATGAAACATATACCGTCTCTAAAGATACTGAACCCATTCCTTTAGTAAATGATGAATCAAAAAACATCGATGATTCGTTTGCCATTAGCAAAATGGAGATGGGAGAAGTAAATCTCACTAAAGATGTTATAGAAGATTGGTTCGATGAAGCTTCCATGTCCAAAGTGGAACAAACTGTGCATGAGAATTTACCCGTAACTAGAGTGgaacaagaaaataatgaacAGTCATTAATCTCTGTCATAGCTGACGTTAGTGTGGAAGCGGCAAAATTTGAAGAGGAATTCGATGAAATTCCTGAGAAAATAGTAGAAATTGCCGAAAACTCTGGTGACATTGTCaaagaagaaaatgaaaaaataccaTCTAGCGAGAATGCACAAGTTCCTATCCTGCCCATTTCTGAAGAAAAATCCAAACAGAGTGATGATAATACACCTAGATCTGAAAACGATATCCTGGCTGCTGGAGATCGGCCAGACCACAGCAATATATACATGGATCTCATTAACGATACGAATAACGAAATTTTAAACGATAACGCCTTAGATAGTAATGTAAGAAACGTCATAGAACAGTGTCTCGAAGGATCTACTGCTGAAAACACTGCAAACACACAATGCTCTCTCATCAGAAACGAGTCTACTGAATACTTCGATCCTCCTAGCTTCGGGATTAAAGAAGTCGATAATTTCCTACATATGGAAAGAGTCTTCAACAGCCACAACACAGATGTCGTGTCCAGTACGCCTCTAGCGAGTGACAGTTCCGTTGAAGTTAACAGCACCGTTGAAAACTCTGTTAAAGAATGTGATACCCAAATCCTATCGGAAACTAAGGTCCCTGAATATGGTTTGGGAACATCTATGGCGAGACAAGATCAGAGATATGTTCCCGATAGCATGAGCCCTTTTGAATCTCCTACAAAAAGCCACCATACCGACACTTATGATGAGAACAGCTCAGTAGTGCTAGGCCCGTTTGAAAACTGCACCTTAGAACTGTTTAGAGGAGTGAAATCATCCGAACTAGTTGATATACCTAAAGAAGAGCTACTGGCTTTCTCGTCAAACTTCAGCGAGATGAATCTCGAAACTCCGTCTCCATTACGCGATGGAAACTTTCTGAACGAAGTTCCGGACATCATTCACGATGATCTGCAATTCGATGACGTACAAAGTCTGAGCGAGAAACAATCAGACCCACAGACTGAGACAGAGAGTGGAAACTCAGGCATTGAGAAAAGAGTCTCCCCTTTAACTCCCCCAAACTCTCCGGGAGTGTTCCTAGCGTCGACATCACAGCAGAAGTACCTCGTGGATATAGATCTGACTCCTGAACCAGCGCCTCTGATGGAACCCGACCTGTCACTGCAGAATGAGATAGAACTCAACCAGATAGAGTTGCAAATCACTTCCAAGCTAGCAATGGCGGAAAACGAGAATAACATGAACATTGAGTACTCTGGGCCGTTGACTGTCGAAGGTCTGGTTTCCGATGAGGAGATGTTGCTGAGAGAGAGTGACACCTTACCCGAGTCTTATTTAGCGGGTAATGGCGGATCCGTCGAAGACTTGCGAGAAAACTTGACGCTTGACGAGGAATGTGTCAAGGCGTTGAGAAACGAGCTTGAACTGAAGTTGCCTTTAGCACAG GTAGCTGCAATAGAGCCTCCTTGCGAACAAGAGTGGTCGGCCGAACTACCGCCGCCGCCAGAACTCATCGTCAGCTATCCCGGGGCACTCAGCCCTATCGCCGAGGAAACGGGACAGCAACTGTCGGCGTATGAAAACGATATTAATT GGAACCTCTCAACCCGTACAGAATCATCAGAAAGCTATCCCGAGCCTTGCAACAACAGTACCGATGACGTCACCGAGCTGCCGACCGGAGCTCAGAGCGGAGACAACCACTCCACCTACACCATACAGTCGCGGGAACACTCGCATCATACTTACACCTTGCACAGAGATGTTGTTAGCAGTAGAGA AATTACGATGAGCGCAGACAGCTTGAACGCCAGCCCTTTCAAAAAGCGCTTACCCGAAGCCGATGCCGATTCACCGATCGACGACAAAACTTACACTAAAGAGGAGGAGAAAGAGTCCTTAGAGAGGATATCGCAAGTGTCGCCCTTTCTCCTGAGCCCCACGACCGACACCTCCGCCCCGGAGAACTCCGACAATCTCGACAACGCCACAGGAGTGTCCACACTGTCCAAAACCACCCTCCCCACTGACGCCAAACACTCGAAGCCGTCCGAAACCCAGTGCCTGTCCAAAGCTACCAGTATCGACTCCTGGTGCTCAAACGACACGCTATACAATGTCGAGGAAAACTTCGACGACCTCGCCATGGACCCCGACGTCCCCGAGTTCGAACCAGAAAGGGAGGAAGGGAACAGCGAAAGCACTGACACTTTAACCCACAATGATGATGAGAAAGAAGTCAGCCATTGTTCCACCTACATCATACACGACAGCAAGTCTGAAGCCTGCGAAACTTTCTCCCCAGACTCGATAACCGCCAACGATAACTATACGTATACGAAAGTCAAGACTGAGAACGCTGGTACCACGCCGTCCGTATTAACCAAGTCAGATGTTAACGATTCCACCAAGAACACTACTAAAGACTTGGCCTATGGTACCCTGATGTCAGGGATGCCGTCATACTCAAATTGTACGACGGAACTCGCGTCAGGATTCGATGATTGGAAGGTAGCTCAACCAGAGCTTGTAAGGAAGTCTCCGATGCCCGGGGACGCCGACATGACGCCGCCCAACCCCACCGATGACAAGGTTACCGAAGTCGCGAGCCCGCAGCTGGTAGCGGAACCTTGCATCAAGAAAATGGAGAGTGTCGACATATCCTGCCTGGAAGACAATGTGATAGACAGCCACAATCAGACTGACAACGTTGAAGCCCAAATAATGTTAGTTCACACCGACAGTCCGAACTACGGCTACAAAAACATGGAGCCGTCAGTAACTAGCACGCCTCTTACCGACCTGGTAGATGAAGCTGAGAATGTGGAAGGCATACCCATGAGACTTCCTGAACAACATACGGAATCTCCTGAAGACAGCAGCAATGCTCTGAACTTCCAGGCGTTCATGCAGTCAGCTGAGGTCAGACCGCAAGATTTGTCTTCTAACGCCAGCAATGAATGCGCGAGTCATGAAACAGAGGTGCTGCTCGAAGGAGACAGCAAGACCATAAGCAGGAACAGCAACAGAGACAGTCTAGTCGTTTCCGAACGGACGCCAACTTATTCCGACTTCGAAAACTCAGCTGTGTCGAAACCTCAAGATGTGAACTCGAAAGATAAGTCTAGTCAGAGCATGGAAAGCGGAATCAGTTCGGAGGATTTTCAGAGGTTTGAGACATCCGTGAGGAGCCGGCCACAAGACCTGTCGTCGCTGATAGACGCCAGCTCCCTACTGCTCAAGAGTGAGAGGATGTCCAGTGAACTTGCTATGGCTTCACTGCCCACAGACTTCGATCAGACTAGTCAGTCAGAAAGCCGAGAAATCGCGAACGAGCCGCAATCTCAAACATGTCCGCCTATCATTACGAATTTAAGAGAATCTCACAGCTTAGTTAATTTTAGAGAACCaaattttttaatcaatttcgATGCTGACGATGAGACCGAACAACCGCATTCGATTATAATAACCGAAACTACGATGGATGCTTACAAAGAGAGTCCGACTAGGTCGTACGACCCAACGGATGTGAAAATTTTAGATGTAAACCATTCCTACGATCCTCACACCAGTAGATTTCACGCGAACGACGACTTCGAGAAACTACTAGAACACAAGATTAATGGGGAATTAAACGAAGAAGAAAATGTTATCAACTCTGAGCATTTATCGCCGAAAGTGGAAACTGTATCGGAGAGAACTGATACGGCGAACAGTATATTTCTAACTGAAATACACAAAGCCAGTCCAAATACTTCGAAGTCGACCGACAAGAGTCGCAAAGTTAACGAAGTGTGCAACGGTGGTAGTGAGAAGTTTGCTACCGTGAACTTTCTCAACGAGACCTTTGAGGAACTGATCGAGAGTAACGTAGACGACGATACGAAAGACCTGAAGACTGAGGAACCGAGTGAAGGAAACTCTACAAACAGCTTGAAGCCTACTGAAACTTCAATCTCCGATGAATTAGAAGTTCTTGAAAGTCCTAAGGAATCCAAAAGCATTAGAGACGAGTTGCAAGAGATTGGTGAACTAGCGAACGGGGTTTCCGAAGAGAACGATAAGTTGACCGTGGTCACGGAAGATTTTTTGCAGAATGAGAAGAAATTTTGCCAAATAGATTCGTATTTTCCGTTGCTGAGTGATATTAGATTCACTG GACCAGCAACAGAAATAATGAGCACATCGTTCACACAAGATTCGCCTACTGAGCCCACATCCCCAGAAAGCGCAGACAAGCGCGATACCGCAGCAGAACTACTCAAGGAGTGGGACAGCGACTCCGACTCACACACCAGCAACTCATCCAGCGGAGAGTTCATTTGGAAG gACGGCGACGGCCACGAGACCTCGGTCGTACCATCCACGCACTTCGACCAC CAGCGTACAGGTGAATCCCGCGACAACAGCGGGGGTGAACGTCACGGTTCCCCAACTGGGTCGGCGGGGTCCGCGGGGTCGGGAGCTTCTGACGCCTCGGGGGACTCAGGGTCGGGGTCCGAAGGTGACGAGGTGGAGTTCGTGCCTTCTTCGTGGGACTGCCGAGCGGCGCCCGCCAAGTCCTCGCTCAGGAGTCTGGAGCAGGCTACACCC GACAACAAGAAGCGCGTGGTGTTCAAGCGACAGAAGTACCACTGCGTGTACGAGTACCCGCGCGAGGCGGCCGACATCGACGCGCACTCGCCCGCCGCGTACCTGCCCGACCTCTCCACTTACTCAG AATGGGACCCAACAAGCGCAGAGGAAGCTGAGCTCGGCTACGGACAGCTGTTCGGCGCACCCAGCCCTCTCGACCTCTACCCGCTCAGAGCTGGCATCGCCTTCGGACCTG ATTACGACGAAGACTTCTTCATCTCGTCATCAGCTCGGCCGTTCGAGAGCCTGGGCATCATGTCGACCACCAGCCAGTTCTTCCCCGGCAAGCACGTGAAGCCCTCACTCCTCGAGCGTGACCTCTCGGATGAACTCCCTGATGACTTCCCACCTCCTCCTTCGCCCCTTCCCACTACCACTCTGATGCAAACTCGAACACCCTCACTAGACTTCACTACCCCTGACTCAGGGGTCGAAGACATCACTCCAGGCTCAACAACAGATGAAGACTTCAAAAAGAAGCTTCCAGAAACAGAACTGACGTGGAGACCAGTCGATAGCGCCAGTTCTAGTGAGTCCGTCAGCCCGAGTTCCCCGGGGGGCGAAGCGCTAGGCGGTCTGCGACATACGAGGGACAAGCTCAAGCTGGACCTGCCCCCGAGCCCGCACATACCGTCCCCGAGACACAACAGAGTGTTCAACTTCGTGCTCGACAAGCCCAAGCGACGGGAAGACCGCCCAGCTGAAATCGGCACAACACCTCTAGTGATGACCGATGACACTCCAATCGTCACCACATCGCTACCACTGCAAAAGGATGCCGAAGACTTACCCGTTCCCGAACCAACGTTCTCAACATTCGGCAAGAGCCCCCCCAAAGTGGAACCGGAGCAAAAGCTCATACTTACCGACGAAGTTGAAGACAATACAGAGGTCAAGGACGAGAGTCCCAAGGTCGTGGAAGCTGTGAAAGGCGAAGGTACAGTCCTGGACAGTGGTGATGAGGACTCCGGCATAGAAAGCAGCTCCAAGGCCACGCTGGAGAGAAACAAGACGAATGTCTCGTAA
- the LOC110378295 gene encoding WD repeat-containing protein 13: protein MAAAFQQQIFALDARFNAYRAPNNPNFKTLYIRRRSQLLRENAKFKDIETIKKYINVRSQLLQRRYGVQDNISISSSSSRQRSSSKASILVDEGPSSTNAKKKNDMTISENYAFSGVHHIFDQHTEQVSVVKFANNDRSKLCCGSDDGTVSICDVTASPPRVSFILDGHTKPVTGCDWSASNELLVTCALDGALSLWEVNARRRLRAVPDQLGAPLLCCVFQPANNNMVIAGNARGMVEVLNISTGIYPRGGSSILGGRVLSIACESSGRMFWAANDKGVIVSYRMDSAGGGLSKLRRCAVGGAVTCLSWSPWLARHPALLVSAADNSLYLFRIADREGNLQLKKRFDVLHTQHSVKSTFCPIMSFRRGVCVVSGSEDSCVYFLDIEGHAEHPVVNKLQGHASPVIGVSFSYDESLLATSDVTGLVIIWRRS from the exons ATGGCTGCTGCATTTCAACAGCAGATATTTGCACTGGATGCACGGTTCAATGCGTACAGAGCACCAAACAATCCTAATTTCA AAACACTGTACATACGACGGAGAAGTCAACTTCTGAGAGAGAATGCAAAATTTAAG GACATAGAAACtataaagaaatacataaacGTCCGGAGTCAGCTGCTACAGCGGCGGTATGGAGTTCAGGACAACATTTCCATCAGCTCATCTTCCTCTCGACAGCGCTCCAGTAGCAAG GCTAGTATACTGGTAGATGAGGGTCCATCCAGCacaaacgctaagaagaagaatgaCATGACTATATCAGAGAACTATGCATTCTCTGGAGTGCATCACATATTTGATCAG CATACCGAACAAGTAAGCGTAGTGAAGTTTGCGAACAATGACCGCTCGAAGCTGTGCTGTGGTTCCGACGATGGCACGGTGTCCATCTGTGACGTCACCGCCTCCCCCCCGCGCGTCTCCTTCATACTCGACGGTCACACCAAGCCTGTTACGG GTTGCGACTGGTCAGCATCTAACGAGCTGTTGGTAACGTGCGCACTGGACGGGGCGCTCAGCCTGTGGGAGGTGAACGCGCGGCGGCGCCTGCGGGCCGTGCCCGACCAGCTCGGAGCACCCCTGCTCTGCTGCGTCTTCCAGCCAGCTAACAATAATATGGTTATT GCTGGGAACGCAAGAGGAATGGTGGAAGTGCTCAACATTTCGACTGGGATTTACCCTAGag GTGGTAGCAGTATATTGGGAGGTCGAGTGCTTTCAATAGCATGCGAGTCCAGCGGCAGAATGTTCTGGGCGGCCAATGACAAA GGTGTGATAGTGAGCTACCGCATGGACAGCGCGGGCGGTGGGCTCAGCAAGCTGCGGCGCTGCGCGGTGGGCGGCGCCGTCACCTGCCTCAGTTGGAGCCCCTGGCTAGCGAGGCACCCTGCCTTGCTCGTCAGTGCTGCTGATAACTCGCTGTACCTCTTCAG GATAGCCGACCGCGAAGGCAATCTTCAACTGAAGAAGCGTTTCGACGTGTTACACACACAACATAGCGTCAAGTCAACGTTCTGCCCCATCATGTCGTTCCGCAGAGGCGTCTGTGTGGTCAGCGGCAGCGAGGACTCTTGTGTCTACTTCTTGGATATAGAGGGGCATGCTGAACACCCGGTTGTTAATAAGTTACAAG GTCACGCGTCTCCAGTGATCGGCGTGAGTTTCAGTTACGACGAGAGCCTGCTGGCGACCAGTGACGTCACCGGCCTCGTCATCATATGGCGACGTAGCTGA